In Pseudomonas sp. PDM14, a genomic segment contains:
- a CDS encoding response regulator translates to MEARLSQAQKMEALGQLTGGLAHDFNNLLQGIKGSLDLIIHRSDSPRVPAWAEAGMKAADRGAKLTAQLLAFSRSQKIELKPLVINEVIGEMTDLLKRSLGSNVRIRLELELGRHWVLSDSTQLELAILNLALNARDAMTEGGELLIATRHQPAGIGDSGPGEMQVCIGDNGSGMSEDVRLKAFNPFYTTKVLGAGTGLGLAQVQSIVEQSSGVVRIESQLGQGTQVYLTLPCTHSRAGANELPVAAPEARLRKKRILVIDDDDQVRRVVIDMLELLGHQVHEASGGEQGLRQIETLEPDLVLLDFAMPTINGAEVAQRARVKCAGLPIIFISGFSDTEQLERAVGASATVLRKPFTIAQLQTLIESTGAAE, encoded by the coding sequence ATGGAGGCGCGCCTGAGCCAGGCGCAGAAGATGGAGGCACTGGGCCAGCTGACCGGTGGCCTGGCCCACGACTTCAACAACCTGCTGCAGGGCATCAAGGGCAGCCTGGACCTGATCATCCATCGCAGCGACTCGCCGCGTGTGCCGGCCTGGGCCGAAGCCGGGATGAAGGCTGCCGACCGTGGCGCCAAGCTCACTGCGCAGCTGCTGGCCTTTTCCCGCTCGCAGAAGATCGAACTCAAGCCGCTGGTGATCAACGAGGTGATCGGTGAAATGACCGATCTGCTCAAGCGCTCCCTGGGCTCCAACGTGCGTATCCGCCTGGAACTGGAGCTTGGCCGGCACTGGGTGCTGAGCGACTCGACCCAGCTCGAGCTGGCCATCCTCAACCTGGCGCTGAATGCCCGCGATGCCATGACCGAGGGCGGCGAGCTACTTATAGCCACCCGCCACCAACCGGCCGGCATCGGCGACAGCGGCCCTGGCGAGATGCAGGTGTGCATCGGCGACAACGGCAGCGGCATGTCCGAAGACGTGCGCCTCAAGGCGTTCAACCCGTTCTACACGACCAAGGTACTGGGCGCCGGCACTGGCCTGGGCCTGGCTCAGGTGCAGAGCATCGTCGAGCAGTCCAGCGGGGTGGTGCGCATTGAGTCGCAGCTCGGCCAGGGCACCCAGGTGTACCTGACGCTACCCTGTACGCACAGCCGTGCAGGCGCCAATGAGCTGCCGGTGGCAGCGCCGGAAGCCAGGCTGCGCAAGAAACGCATTCTGGTGATCGACGATGACGACCAGGTGCGCCGCGTGGTGATCGACATGCTCGAGCTGCTCGGTCACCAGGTCCACGAAGCATCCGGCGGCGAGCAGGGTTTGCGGCAGATCGAGACACTGGAGCCGGACCTGGTGCTGCTCGATTTTGCCATGCCTACCATCAATGGCGCTGAAGTGGCGCAGCGGGCGCGGGTCAAGTGCGCGGGGCTGCCGATCATCTTCATCAGCGGCTTTTCCGATACCGAACAGCTGGAGCGCGCGGTCGGTGCCAGCGCCACGGTGCTGCGCAAGCCGTTCACCATCGCTCAGCTGCAGACCCTGATCGAGAGCACCGGCGCCGCCGAATAG
- a CDS encoding Crp/Fnr family transcriptional regulator, translated as MSVTPQQNHLLAALPAEVQSRLFEHLELIQLQLGDVLYEPGDALRNVYFPTNAIVSLLYVMESGASAEISVVGNEGLIGVAVFMGGESTPSRAIVQSAGSAYRLAGQRLKDEFNRHGEMLQLMLRYTQALITQMAQTAVCNRHHSIDQQLCRWLLLSLDRLPGNELIMTQELIANMLGVRREGVTDAAGKLQRLGVIEYSRGHITVLDRPKLERLSCECYAVVKKETDRLLPYLHARQRD; from the coding sequence ATGTCCGTGACACCTCAGCAGAACCACCTTCTCGCCGCTCTCCCCGCCGAGGTCCAGAGTCGACTGTTCGAGCACTTGGAGCTGATCCAGCTGCAACTCGGCGATGTGCTGTACGAGCCTGGTGACGCCCTGCGCAATGTCTACTTCCCCACCAACGCCATCGTCTCGCTGCTCTACGTGATGGAAAGCGGCGCGTCGGCAGAGATTTCAGTGGTGGGCAACGAAGGGCTGATCGGCGTCGCAGTGTTCATGGGGGGCGAGAGCACACCGAGTCGGGCCATTGTGCAAAGCGCAGGCTCGGCCTATCGCCTGGCCGGGCAGCGCCTGAAAGACGAATTCAACCGTCATGGGGAAATGCTTCAACTGATGCTGCGCTACACCCAGGCGCTGATCACGCAGATGGCACAGACCGCCGTGTGCAACCGCCACCACAGCATCGATCAGCAACTGTGCCGCTGGTTACTGCTGTCACTGGACCGCCTGCCCGGCAATGAGCTGATCATGACCCAGGAACTGATCGCCAACATGCTCGGCGTCCGCCGCGAAGGCGTGACCGATGCTGCCGGCAAGCTACAACGCCTGGGCGTGATCGAGTACAGCCGCGGGCACATCACCGTGCTCGACCGGCCCAAGCTGGAACGCCTGAGCTGCGAGTGCTATGCGGTGGTGAAGAAGGAAACCGATCGCCTGCTGCCGTACCTGCACGCGCGTCAGCGTGACTAG
- the chrA gene encoding chromate efflux transporter, with product MDPAATPDRSAWSIFLIFLRLGLTSFGGPIAHLGYFRQEFVSRRRWLSEQSYADLVALCQFLPGPGSSQVGMALGLSRCGYLGALAAWAGFTLPTAVVLILFALGISRYGDLLPAGVLHGLQVVAVAVVAQALWGMARTLCRGALRLLLMVLTAMLVLLIPTALGQIGAILLAGLVGLLLIKPAHLPAHEPLWPAIRARAGLCWLGLFVALLIALPLLRSLYPSQGLAMLDIFYRSSALVFGGGHVMLPLLQAELVPAGWISDEVFLAGYGATQAMPGPLFAFAAFIGASLNGPPNGWLGGLLGLVAIFLPSMLLVFAALPFWERLRRSQRSQAALAGINAAVVGLLLAALYDPLWTSAIRGPQDIALALLALVALMFLRVPPWLVVLASGVLGGVSSALF from the coding sequence ATCGACCCTGCCGCCACCCCTGACCGCTCCGCCTGGTCGATCTTTCTGATCTTCCTGCGCCTGGGCCTGACCAGCTTCGGCGGGCCGATCGCGCACCTGGGGTATTTCCGCCAGGAGTTCGTCAGCCGTCGGCGCTGGCTGAGCGAGCAGAGTTACGCTGACCTGGTCGCTCTCTGCCAGTTCCTGCCCGGCCCCGGCAGCAGCCAGGTCGGCATGGCCCTGGGCCTGTCGCGCTGCGGCTACCTCGGCGCGCTGGCGGCCTGGGCCGGCTTCACCCTGCCCACCGCCGTGGTGCTGATCCTCTTCGCCCTGGGCATCTCGCGCTACGGCGACCTGTTGCCCGCCGGCGTGCTGCACGGCCTGCAGGTGGTCGCCGTGGCAGTGGTCGCCCAGGCGCTGTGGGGCATGGCGCGCACCCTCTGCCGTGGCGCATTGCGCCTGCTCCTAATGGTGCTGACGGCCATGCTCGTGCTGCTGATCCCCACGGCGCTCGGGCAGATCGGCGCGATCCTGCTCGCCGGCCTGGTCGGCCTGCTGCTGATCAAACCCGCGCACCTGCCGGCCCACGAGCCATTGTGGCCGGCGATCCGAGCCCGCGCCGGGCTGTGCTGGCTGGGCCTGTTCGTCGCCCTGTTGATCGCCCTGCCGCTGCTGCGCAGCCTCTACCCCAGCCAGGGCCTGGCCATGCTCGACATCTTCTATCGCAGCAGTGCCCTGGTGTTCGGCGGCGGCCATGTGATGCTGCCGCTGCTGCAGGCCGAACTGGTGCCAGCCGGCTGGATCAGTGACGAGGTATTCCTCGCCGGCTACGGCGCCACCCAGGCCATGCCCGGGCCGCTGTTCGCCTTCGCTGCCTTTATCGGCGCCTCGTTGAATGGCCCGCCGAATGGCTGGCTCGGAGGCCTGCTCGGCCTGGTGGCGATTTTCCTGCCTTCGATGCTGCTGGTGTTCGCCGCCCTGCCGTTCTGGGAACGCCTGCGCCGCAGCCAACGCAGCCAGGCAGCGCTGGCCGGAATCAACGCCGCGGTGGTCGGCCTGCTACTGGCGGCCCTCTACGACCCGCTGTGGACCAGCGCCATTCGCGGCCCGCAGGACATCGCCCTGGCCCTGCTGGCGCTGGTCGCGCTGATGTTCCTGCGCGTGCCGCCGTGGCTGGTGGTGCTGGCCAGCGGCGTGCTGGGCGGCGTCAGCAGCGCGCTGTTCTGA
- a CDS encoding circadian clock KaiB family protein, which translates to MSTTTQLPGCESSEQFCVLRLYVSGNTARSTRAIQNLRTVCDAHLSERYSLEVIDIYQNPRAAREAQIIAVPTLLKLLPEPTRLLIGDLSDLDKLRSALGIGGVDYP; encoded by the coding sequence GTGAGCACTACCACGCAGCTGCCCGGATGCGAGAGCTCCGAGCAGTTCTGCGTGCTGCGGCTGTACGTGTCGGGCAATACCGCGCGCTCGACACGCGCCATCCAGAACCTGCGCACGGTGTGCGACGCGCACCTCAGCGAGCGCTACAGCCTGGAAGTCATCGACATCTACCAGAACCCGCGGGCGGCGCGCGAGGCGCAGATCATCGCCGTGCCGACCCTGCTCAAACTCTTGCCGGAGCCGACTCGCCTGCTGATCGGCGACCTCTCCGATCTTGACAAGCTGCGCTCGGCGCTGGGTATCGGGGGGGTGGATTACCCATGA
- the kaiC gene encoding circadian clock protein KaiC, with product MTFDNASTPQLNKVATGISGFDEITLGGLPEGRPSLVCGAAGCGKTLFGMTFLVKGATEDGEPGVFMSFEERPKDLVDNVESLGYDLQALIAQKLITIDHVYLDRSEIEETGEYDLEGLFVRLGYAIDSIGAKRVVLDTIEALFSSFKDISVLRAELRRLFYWLKERGVTTIVTGERGEGQLTRYGIEEYVSDCVVLLDNRVVDQITTRRLRVIKYRGSSHGTNEYPFFIDEHGITVLPITAAGLNHDAPSETVQTGISGLDQMLHRGGYFRGSSVLVSGLAGTGKTTFAASFINACCLRGERCLFFSFEESQSQLIRNLRSVGLDLSAYSDNGLLRIESARPSLYGLEVHLARMYREILEFEPQAVVIDPISAFRGPESEVHATLLRLVDLLKQRSITAIFTSLSDAKSRSDGLDREVSSLMDTWVSLSSVEADGEHNRLLYVLKSRGMGHSNQVREYHIDEHGISLVRPYVGPHGVLTGSARLNQEARELREAEQRKQLLEQRKREKEKHRAQLERKIAEMRAALEVEEEDEALLVDDETRQLLSEDDVRQRLAAARGLVE from the coding sequence TTGACCTTTGATAACGCTTCCACGCCCCAACTCAACAAAGTCGCGACCGGCATCAGCGGTTTCGATGAAATCACCCTGGGTGGCCTGCCCGAGGGCCGGCCTTCGCTGGTCTGCGGCGCTGCCGGTTGCGGCAAGACGCTGTTCGGCATGACCTTTCTGGTCAAGGGCGCGACCGAAGACGGCGAGCCCGGTGTGTTCATGAGTTTCGAGGAGCGGCCCAAGGACCTGGTCGACAACGTCGAGTCCCTGGGGTACGACCTGCAGGCGCTGATCGCGCAGAAACTGATCACCATCGATCACGTCTACCTGGACCGCAGCGAAATCGAGGAAACCGGCGAGTACGACCTCGAAGGTCTATTCGTGCGCCTGGGTTACGCCATCGACAGCATCGGCGCCAAACGCGTGGTGCTCGATACGATCGAGGCGCTGTTCTCCAGCTTCAAGGACATCAGCGTGCTGCGCGCCGAACTGCGCCGCCTGTTTTACTGGCTCAAGGAACGGGGCGTCACCACCATCGTCACCGGCGAGCGTGGCGAAGGCCAGCTGACCCGCTATGGCATCGAGGAATACGTCTCGGACTGCGTGGTGCTGCTGGACAACCGCGTGGTCGACCAGATCACCACCCGTCGCCTGCGCGTGATCAAGTACCGCGGCTCCTCGCACGGCACCAACGAATACCCGTTCTTCATCGACGAGCACGGCATCACCGTACTGCCGATCACCGCGGCCGGCCTCAACCACGACGCGCCGAGCGAGACGGTGCAGACCGGCATCAGCGGCCTCGACCAGATGCTCCACCGCGGCGGTTATTTCCGCGGTTCCAGCGTGCTGGTCTCCGGCCTCGCCGGTACCGGCAAGACCACCTTCGCCGCCAGCTTCATCAATGCCTGCTGCCTGCGCGGCGAGCGCTGCCTGTTCTTTTCCTTCGAGGAATCGCAGAGCCAGCTGATCCGCAACCTCCGTTCGGTGGGGCTCGACCTGAGCGCCTACAGCGACAATGGCCTGTTGCGCATCGAGTCGGCGCGGCCGAGCCTGTATGGTCTGGAAGTGCACCTGGCGCGCATGTATCGCGAGATTCTCGAGTTCGAACCGCAGGCCGTGGTGATCGACCCGATCTCGGCGTTCCGCGGCCCCGAGTCGGAGGTGCATGCGACCCTGCTGCGCCTAGTCGACCTGCTCAAGCAGCGCTCGATCACCGCGATCTTCACCAGCCTGTCGGACGCCAAGAGCCGTTCCGATGGCCTCGACCGCGAAGTCTCCTCGTTGATGGACACCTGGGTGTCGCTGAGCAGTGTCGAGGCGGACGGCGAACACAACCGTCTGCTCTACGTGCTCAAGTCGCGTGGCATGGGCCATTCCAACCAGGTGCGCGAATACCATATCGACGAGCACGGCATTTCCCTGGTGCGTCCCTATGTCGGCCCCCACGGTGTACTCACGGGATCGGCGCGGCTCAATCAGGAAGCGCGCGAGCTGCGCGAGGCCGAGCAGCGCAAGCAACTGCTCGAGCAGCGCAAGCGCGAGAAGGAAAAGCACCGCGCCCAGCTCGAACGCAAGATCGCCGAGATGCGTGCCGCGCTGGAGGTCGAGGAAGAAGACGAGGCTCTGCTGGTCGATGATGAAACCCGCCAGCTGCTGTCCGAAGATGACGTGCGACAGCGCCTGGCTGCAGCCCGAGGGCTGGTGGAATGA
- a CDS encoding PAS domain-containing protein: MIERVPGMTDEQYIEQLTRKLREAEDTLEAIRTGSVDALFIDNGEGVSLYTLESADRPYRTLIEQMQEGALSMSPEGVILYGNQRLCEILQHGSAQVVGREFVEFVTPAERPRFLEFLGASANAAGRGDFDLLAKDGSVFPAYLSFRALDGEGPGSPIICGIVTDLTQ, encoded by the coding sequence ATGATCGAACGTGTGCCCGGGATGACGGACGAGCAGTACATCGAGCAGCTCACGCGCAAGCTGCGCGAGGCCGAAGACACCCTGGAGGCGATCCGCACCGGCAGTGTCGACGCGTTGTTCATCGACAACGGCGAGGGCGTCAGCCTGTACACCCTGGAAAGCGCCGACCGGCCCTACCGCACGCTGATCGAGCAAATGCAGGAAGGCGCGCTGTCGATGTCGCCCGAGGGGGTGATTCTCTACGGCAACCAGCGTCTGTGCGAAATCCTTCAGCATGGGTCGGCGCAGGTGGTCGGCCGCGAATTCGTCGAGTTCGTCACGCCTGCCGAGCGTCCGCGCTTTCTCGAATTTCTCGGCGCCAGTGCCAACGCGGCCGGGCGCGGCGACTTCGATCTGCTGGCCAAGGACGGTTCGGTGTTCCCCGCCTACCTGTCGTTTCGCGCACTGGATGGAGAGGGCCCCGGCAGCCCGATCATCTGCGGCATCGTCACTGACCTGACTCAGTAG
- a CDS encoding circadian clock KaiB family protein has product MTSQPIDPDAIGPEGHYALRLYVAGQTPKSVTALRNLQRICEEYLAGAYTIEVIDLRVTPQLAAGDQILALPTLVRHLPTPLVKIIGDLSNTDKVLVGLDIRKESAT; this is encoded by the coding sequence ATGACATCGCAGCCGATCGATCCCGATGCAATCGGCCCCGAGGGGCACTACGCGCTGCGCCTGTATGTGGCGGGGCAGACGCCGAAGTCGGTTACCGCGCTGCGCAACCTGCAGCGCATCTGTGAGGAATACCTGGCTGGGGCATATACCATCGAAGTCATCGATCTCCGTGTGACCCCGCAACTGGCCGCTGGCGACCAGATTCTCGCGTTGCCGACCCTGGTGCGCCACCTGCCCACACCGCTGGTCAAAATCATCGGCGACCTGTCCAACACGGACAAGGTTCTGGTCGGTCTGGATATCCGCAAAGAGTCGGCAACGTGA